The Caldilineales bacterium genomic sequence CATCGCCAGCCGCATCAGGTCCCAGCTGATGTCGCTGCCATCGATGCGCAGATACCGGCGGACATAGTCCCGCTCGCGCTCCGGCGCTTTCTCATACCAGCCGCGCGTGGTGTCGTTGTCATGGGTGCCGGTATAGACAACGCAGTTCCGGTCGTAATTCTGCGGCAAGAAGGGGTCGCGGCCATCGCTGGCCCAGGCGAACTGCAAGACCCTCATGCCGGGAAAGCCATAGTGGTCGCGCAGGGCGTAGACGCCGGGATTCGGCTCGCCCAGATCTTCGGCAATCAGCGGCAACTCGCCCAATTCGGCCAGGACGGTGTCGAAGAAATGGGTGCGGGGGCCGTCCACCCAGCGCCCGTTCTCGGCCGTCGTCGCCTCGCCGGGAACCTCCCAATAGTTGTAGAACCCGCGAAAATGGTCGATGCGGATGAAGTCGTACAGCCGCAGGTTGGCGCGGAAGCGGTCGATCCACCAGGCATAGCTGGCGGCGGCCATCTTCGCCCAATCGTACAAGGGGTTGCCCCAGAGCTGGCCGGTGGGTGAGAAGTAATCGGGCGGCACCCCGGCCACGCCGGTGGGCCGGGCTTCGGCGTCGAAGAAGAAGAGATCCCGCTGGCTCCAGGCATCGGCGCTATCCATGGCCACATAGATGGGGATGTCGCCGATGATCTTGATCCGCTTTTCATTGGCATAGGCCTTCAGCGCCAGCCACTGCTCGAAAAAGAGCCATTGTCGGAAGTAGTGGGATTGGATGCTGCCGGCAAGTCGCTTGCGGATGGACGCCAGGGGGCGCGGTTGGCGGTCGCGTAGCTCTGGCGCCCACTCGACCCATGACTTGCCGCCGTGCTCGTCTTTCAGGGTCATGAAGAGGGCGAAGTCCTCCAGCCACCAGCTCTGCTCGGCGACGAAGGCGGTGAAGGCGGGCGGCGGCGGCGCTGCCTGAAAGCGTGCGAATGCCAGGCGCAGCAGGTCGTTTTTCCAGGGGATGACGCGACCGTAATCGACCGCGTGGGATGGAAAGACCGGAACGGCGAGGTCGTCGAGGGTCAGGTAGCCGCGTTCGACCAGGTCGAGCGGGTCGATGAGCAAGGGGTTGCCGGCAAAAGCAGAGAAGCACTGGTAGGGCGAGTCGCCGTAGCCGGTGGGGCCGAGCGGCAGCACTTGCCACAGGCGCTGTTCGGCCTCGGCCAGCCAGTCGACGAAATGATAGGCTGCCTTGCCCAGGTCGCCGATGCCAAAGGGGCCGGGAAAAGAGGTGGGATGAGCGAGGATGCCGCTGGTGCGTTCGGTGAGCATGGGGGGGGTCGGTTAGTGGAGGCTGTGGAGAGAGCCAATCTCGGCCAGGAGAGGGTCTACAGGGCGTTCGGGGGTGGGTGAGGGGCCGAAGGGGTCGGAGATGGGGGGAGGCGTGGCGGATTCGAGGACGCGCAGGGTGTCGAGCACGGCATGGGCGAGGACTTCGAGGTCGTAACCGCCTTCGAGGGCGACCACCAGCCGCCCCTGGCACAGTTCAGCGGCCAGGCCCTTGACCAGGGTCGCCAGACGGGCATAGCCCGCCAGGCTGAGGTTCTCCATGGCCAGAGGGTCGCGCCAGTGGGCGTCGTAGCCGGCCGAGACCAGGATGAGGTCGGGCTGGAAGCGCCGCGCCCATGGGATCAGAAGCTGCTCGAAGGCCTGGGCATAGCCATTGTCGCCCACACCGGCGGGAAAGGGCACGTTCATGGTCAGGCCGCGACCGGGGCCGCGACCGGTGTCGGAGGCGGCGCCGGTGCCGGGATAGAAGGGATATTGGTGGGTGGAGAAGAAGGCGACAGTGGGGTCGTCGTAGAAGATGGCCTCGGTGCCGTTGCCGTGGTGCACATCCCAATCGACGATGAGCACCCGTTCGGCGCCAAACTCGACCTGGGCGGCGCGGGCGGCGATGGCGACGTTGGCGAAGAGGCAAAATCCCATGCCGCGAGCAGCGAGGGCGTGATGCCCCGGCGGCCGCATCAGCGACATGCCGTTCTGCGCCCGCCCGCCCATGACCTGCTCGACGACGCCCACCAGAGCGCCGGCCGACGCCAGGGCGGCCTGGTAGGAGCCGCCAACCACATAGGTGTCGGGGTCGAGCTGGCCGCCGCCCTGTTCCGCCATCTGCCGTAGGCGCTCGATGTAGGGCCGGGGATGGACTCGCTGCAAACGGTCGAGGCTGGCGGGGAGGACGGGCGTGGCCTGTAATCTGCCCAGGATGCCATCTGCCTGGAGCAGGCGCATGGTGGTGGCAAGGCGGCCCCGATTTTCGGGGTGGCCGCCCAGGGTGTGCTCCTGTTCGATGCGGTCGTAGGCGTAGCAGGTGGTCATCGTGGCCGAATCATACCGTGATGGGTGTTTGCTGGCAAGAAGGGGAAGTGAGTTCACAGTCGAACGGACTTTCTGCTATCATAATCAAGAAGCAGCATCAAAGCTGAAGATCCTACTCGAAGACCTTCAGGGCAGGGTGCGCAGCGCCGGTGCAAACCAGCGTTGCTATTCCCGACCGGCGGTAAGGTTGGCGCAGCGGCCCCAGG encodes the following:
- a CDS encoding histone deacetylase — translated: MTTCYAYDRIEQEHTLGGHPENRGRLATTMRLLQADGILGRLQATPVLPASLDRLQRVHPRPYIERLRQMAEQGGGQLDPDTYVVGGSYQAALASAGALVGVVEQVMGGRAQNGMSLMRPPGHHALAARGMGFCLFANVAIAARAAQVEFGAERVLIVDWDVHHGNGTEAIFYDDPTVAFFSTHQYPFYPGTGAASDTGRGPGRGLTMNVPFPAGVGDNGYAQAFEQLLIPWARRFQPDLILVSAGYDAHWRDPLAMENLSLAGYARLATLVKGLAAELCQGRLVVALEGGYDLEVLAHAVLDTLRVLESATPPPISDPFGPSPTPERPVDPLLAEIGSLHSLH
- the malQ gene encoding 4-alpha-glucanotransferase, coding for MLTERTSGILAHPTSFPGPFGIGDLGKAAYHFVDWLAEAEQRLWQVLPLGPTGYGDSPYQCFSAFAGNPLLIDPLDLVERGYLTLDDLAVPVFPSHAVDYGRVIPWKNDLLRLAFARFQAAPPPPAFTAFVAEQSWWLEDFALFMTLKDEHGGKSWVEWAPELRDRQPRPLASIRKRLAGSIQSHYFRQWLFFEQWLALKAYANEKRIKIIGDIPIYVAMDSADAWSQRDLFFFDAEARPTGVAGVPPDYFSPTGQLWGNPLYDWAKMAAASYAWWIDRFRANLRLYDFIRIDHFRGFYNYWEVPGEATTAENGRWVDGPRTHFFDTVLAELGELPLIAEDLGEPNPGVYALRDHYGFPGMRVLQFAWASDGRDPFLPQNYDRNCVVYTGTHDNDTTRGWYEKAPERERDYVRRYLRIDGSDISWDLMRLAMMSPATIAIAPLQDCMSLGGEARMNTPGAASGNWTWRFGPHQLTRGIQAGLAELCRLFGRDDIPPELRAVSPHARN